A single window of Carassius gibelio isolate Cgi1373 ecotype wild population from Czech Republic chromosome A19, carGib1.2-hapl.c, whole genome shotgun sequence DNA harbors:
- the LOC127935152 gene encoding neurensin-1-like, with translation MASCSEFCGSSHVVNSGCHVFGVRSYLHHFYEECTASMREQQEDFQDQRSTLRWSSSFWKVTLAVGVMLLSLGLVVMTVGYSIPTRIEAFGEGELLFVDHQAIRHNRSLHICVLVGTGLLTLGGVLMAGGILMSNFSITPTKQEDSRGERKRGTRSPADPVMKHPSPVSSDGGVSPLTRDDKVQQCS, from the exons ATGGCCTCTTGCTCTGAGTTTTGTGGGTCCAGTCACGTGGTCAACTCCGGCTGTCATGTTTTCGGAGTGCGTTCTTATTTGCACCACTTCTACGAGGAGTGCACAGCCTCAATGAGGGAGCAGCAGGAGGACTTTCAGGACCAGAGATCAACGCTGCGGTGGAGCTCAAGCTTCTGGAAG GTCACACTTGCCGTTGGTGTCATGCTCCTGTCATTGGGGCTGGTGGTCATGACAGTGGGCTATTCCATCCCCACTCGCATTGAGGCTTTTGGCGAGGGCGAACTGCTGTTTGTGGACCACCAGGCCATACGTCACAATCGCTCGCTACACATATGTGTGCTGGTCGGGACAGGGCTTCTCACTCTGGGTGGGGTTCTGATGGCAGGTGGAATCCTGATGTCTAACTTCTCCATAACTCCCACAAAGCAGGAAGACTCAAGAGGAGAACGGAAGAGGGGAACCAGGAGCCCAGCAGACCCTGTAATGAAGCACCCCAGCCCAGTCTCTAGTGACGGAGGAGTATCTCCTCTCACTAGGGACGATAAGGTTCAGCAGTGCTCGTAA